A region from the Inhella inkyongensis genome encodes:
- a CDS encoding SDR family oxidoreductase yields MPSILITGASAGIGSQLAREFAARGYALALTARRLDALQALRAELQARHPGLRVEVRALDVCDVEQVAAVMQDLDQALGGLDVVVANAGIAPVARVGAGELAAQLQTLRTNVEGAVATVDAAVALMKPRGRGQVVGISSVAAFSALPKLGAYCASKAALSSYMECLRRELRGTGLSVTVLHPGFIDTDLNRKAKSRPFLVSLEQGGAIAARLIERRVADATVPSQPWGAIRALQRLLPRALLRRLS; encoded by the coding sequence ATGCCCAGCATCCTGATCACCGGCGCCAGCGCCGGCATTGGCAGCCAGCTGGCGCGCGAATTTGCCGCGCGCGGCTACGCCCTGGCCCTGACCGCGCGGCGGTTGGACGCGCTACAGGCCCTGCGCGCCGAGCTGCAAGCCCGGCACCCGGGCCTGCGCGTCGAGGTGCGCGCGCTCGATGTCTGCGATGTCGAACAGGTGGCAGCGGTGATGCAGGATCTGGATCAGGCCCTGGGCGGCCTGGACGTGGTGGTGGCCAACGCGGGCATTGCCCCGGTGGCGCGTGTGGGCGCGGGCGAGCTGGCCGCGCAGCTGCAAACCCTGCGCACCAATGTGGAGGGCGCCGTGGCCACCGTGGACGCCGCCGTGGCCCTGATGAAACCGCGCGGCCGGGGCCAGGTGGTGGGCATCTCGTCCGTTGCCGCCTTCAGCGCCTTGCCCAAGCTCGGGGCCTATTGCGCCTCGAAGGCGGCGCTGAGCAGCTACATGGAATGCCTGCGCCGCGAATTGCGCGGCACCGGGCTCAGCGTGACCGTGCTGCACCCTGGCTTCATCGACACCGACCTGAATCGCAAGGCCAAGAGCCGGCCCTTCCTGGTCTCGCTGGAGCAGGGCGGCGCCATCGCTGCACGGCTGATTGAGCGCCGCGTGGCCGATGCCACGGTGCCC